TTTTATGGTTAGAGTAGATTATGGAACTACTTATTAGTTGCAGTTTATGGTAATAATAAGAACTAATTTAAACTTTTGATTTTGTATTCTTTCATGGATTTGACGATTTCGACTCACCTGTATAAATTGTGAGAGGTATGGTATATTTTATAAAATTTACTTATACGTTGTTGCACATCTCATCTCGGTAGTAATGGAAGACGCGAGCAATCTACTTGTTACTACTACAAATTGTAGGCATATCAAACTATAGACATAGGATCACCCATCAAGCACCATGTCTAGATTGCTTATTAGACAAAGTACACTGTATAGTTTGGTGACCAACGTATTATAACATGAATCATAGTTGGAATAATACACTCGAAGACTCGCATGAATCTGAATTGGTACATTCAATCAGATCTAAAGCGAAGTCTTTAACTTTTAATGAAGGCTTTGTAAGCTATTGTTTCATTAATGAAACCTTAGCTTTGAGATATAGAAAAGAAAACACTATATTCCACTATCTTAACATAATATATTTTCTATTTCTATAAAAAATAAAAATCCATCTACCTTGAATTGTTCTTATTTTCCATTTTTCTGTAACGTGAGCATTATGAGTAACCGACTGATGTAGGACGAGAATGAGCCAAATTTAGACAAAAAAATAAAAATTTGGAAGCGACGAATAATAAAAAAGAATGATGTGAAAATCGGTAATTCTCGTGTCAAGAGGTTACTAGCTACAGGAATATTCAAGAAGATGTTGTTTTAGACTTTTCGGGTTAATAAAATAATACTAAATGCTGAATTAGATTAATAAAATGCCGAATCAGATTAATAAAACGATATATTTTGGCCTAAATTTGACTCACAATAGTGAGTCTAGATCTTGTCGTTCCCATTCTGAAAATGTATCATGTGTCCCAAACGAACGTTCTGGCCAAAAGTTACTCTAGATCAGATTTGCTTCTAAAAATCAGTTTTGGCACGAGCAACCCGAAAAGTCTAAATCAACATCTTATTAAATATTCTAACAGCTAACAACTTCTTGACACGAGAATTAACGATCTTCACATCATTCTTTTTTATTATTCATCATTTTTTTATTTTTATTTTTTTCAGTCTAAATTAATTCATTCTCGTCCTACACCACCGACGGTGACACCAGGGTCCATCCTCTTTTCTGAGATAGATGTATGCCATGTCTTTCGCAGGAAAAATCGATCTTTCCGGGCACTTCAGTTGATGGTGACTCTCGAGGCTGGTTCCTTTGAGTCATTATTAAAACGAAGAAGAGAGACTCCTCTAGATTAGTAAGATTAGTGATACACAATAATTTGGAATTAAACTATAAGTTAGATCACTGAAAATTAGAAATGGTGGAGCCAGTGAATAACACCAGAGAAGAGAATCAAATCAACCACATGTCTTTGGTCAACTTTGGAATCTTTCAACTAAATTTTCATATCCCTACTGTTTGGTTGGCAATTTGAGAAGAAACGATTTAGTGGGTATAATATTTGTAATAGCATATAAGCCTAGCTATCGTGCGAAGTGGGTTAACTTTGGGAAAGGTATTATATCTCAAAAACATAAATTAGAGATCCAAGTATGCCTGAAAGTTTGATCCTACAGAAAATATGACTGGAAATTAAACTGTGGTGTACAATATCATAATTGAACATTACTTTTTAGTGAGCGGGTTGCTAGAGCTTCAGTCAAACAAACAAATTGTAGCTATTTAATGCTTTAAAACTAAACTTTCTTATCATGCTTCGATCAAATCCACCGCTGAGACCGCTAGTACTATGAGTACTATGAGAAGAGTTCTAACGAGGATCACTAAATTAAGGAATAGTTGAAGACTTTCTTATTAATCATTTATTACATCTATTTTTTACTTACATTTTTTCATCTCAATTGTTCAGTTTTTAAATCTATATAAGTATATCACTTATATAAATTTTCAGCCAAATTGATGATCGTTAAGAGATCGAACTAAATAAAATCAATGGACGATCTAAATCTGTAAACCATGAGCCGTTCAAATTTATAATTGGTAAATCACATTTATGAATACCTTAACAATTTTCAATTTAGATAAAAATTTGTAGAGATGTGAATATGTGATCAAAAAATGGGTGAAAGAAAAAAGTCTTTGACTTAATGGTCCTTATTAAAACCACTCCCTACATAGCCTCTACATTGCTAGATACTTGATTGGAACAAGATTACAAGGGTCACGTACCTACTAGCAAAACCATGATTCACAAAGGTTTATTCTTACCAGTTACAACAAGCAATCATTGTATTTCTTACAGAAACATCGATCAGTAGTCCTCCAAAAATTGGCACGTACCAAGAGCACGTCCGAGCTTCATATTAATTACCTTTGCATACAGTATCGACCTAAGGTAGGGGTCGTCAATGGGCCGGGCCGGGCCAGGCTCAAAAGCAAATAATTACTATTTCAAGGCCGGGCCGGGCTGGGTTTCTTAGAAATTTTCAGGCCTCCGGGCTAGCCATGGGCTGGGCTTTGTCGGGCCAAACCGGGCCGGGCTGGGCCTAGCTGATTGGGCAGGGCTGAACAGGGCTTTTTTTTCCATCCCGTTTGAAACTGTCGGAACTTCAAATCGATTTCGTCTTCTGCTTTTTGCCAAAGCCGTAAGCAATATGTGATCTATTCATACTAACAGATCTGCCAATTCCATTACTCCTCTATATAAAACTTTGTGAAAAAGGAATCTAAAATATATATAAATACAAGTTCATACCAGATCTGGTAGTATTGAAATAATAAGCTTCCAGATTGATATATTTCTCGGTCGGAGTCATATGATATATTGAGGAAACAAAAAGGAGTGAGAGATGATGGAGTACTGAGTCTGGGATTAAAGAAAGAAAAAGCAAAGAAGAAGTTTGAGGGAGTGATGAGTTTGGGTCTCTGGGAGTATTAAAGAGAAAAAAAAAACATGAAGAAGAAGACTGAGGGATAGAAGCGTGAGAGAAGGAAAGTGATGGAAAGATGACCAACTTTGGACTTAGTGATCTCTTGTACTTATCTCTTTAAAAATAAGTGGCAAACTTTTTTACTATTCTTTTATTAGTATATAATTGTAAAGTAATAGAGTTCCAACCTAAGAAGTCCAATATTATAGTCATTATATATATATACAGACCAAAAACGGGCTTCTGAGCCGGGCTTTGAAGACAGGGCCGGGCGGGCCTCATCAGGCTGTTAAAGGGCCGGGCTGAGGCTTTGAACTCGCTGCCCTTACCCTGCCTTATGCCCACAGGGCTGGGCTTCGATGAGTTTTAATGCGGGCTGGGCCGGGCTTTGGCCTTCTGGGCCAACGGGCCGCCCATGGGCTTTTAAGCCCTTAGGCCAAATAATGACCCCTAACTTAAGATAAAAGAAACAAACAAAAAAACTCTCCCTTCTAGCTGCTAGCTGCATGCATTCCCTATTTTCTTTGCACTTTTCCACATCAATCGATCCCTCCTTAATTTTCCTCAGTCCCTCAAAGGCTGAATGGTCAATCACTCGAAGTTTAATTAGATTACTCATCGATTCATTTTTTTTATACGTAGTCACCAATTTATTTTTAGTGACTAGCTAGCTAGAGATTTTTTTAGTCAATAGCGCAATCGTTAAGAGTTTCAAAGTTTGAGGTTCATTTGAATATATTATGAAGTTTAGGATTAGGGTAATGGTCACGATAAGGGTTAACTAGTTAGGATTGTTGTATCAATCTTTAGTTTAGTTTTGCATTCAAATAATGTTTACATACTTGTTTTGAATCTTAGATTTGACATTACATTTACATGAACAAATTAGTATCAACTATTTGTTGGGGTCATTTTGAACAGAGGCTGCTAGGATTGATAAATTGGCTTGATCTCCTCTATTTTACCCCTCTGAGTTCAAGGACTGAGCCCAAAGCTTCAAGAAGCTCTGTGCGTGTTTTCCCCAGGTCTCTTTGTAGTAACTTGCTGCAGTGGCATATGCTTCTCGTGATATGTTGACAGTAATTTGCGTGGATTTGGTAGCATGACAGATGAAAAAAATACATGAAAGAGCTTGCAAGAAGGCATGTGGCGTGGGAGCTGGAAATATAAGAGTTGCAGAAGATGAGAGGCTTGTTGCGGTGAGGAGAGAAAAGGGTTTTGGTGGTGGTGGATGAGTTTGAGGCTGTTTAAAAGTGAAGTTGGTTTTTGGAGTGAAGGAAAGGATACTTGGCTTGATGCTTGAAGCTTGCTTGTGGGATACATTGGTTGTAGGTATGTTCTGTTGCATGAGTTGTGTTCTCTTTGCAGCAACTAGAAGCCTTTATTTATAGGCCGGAGGAGGTGATCGAATCCAATACAAGATTATGGGATCCATTATTAAAACCAGATCAAGAGAACAAGGTAATAACCATGTGGTTTAAAGGGGGACTAGTTTGTCTCTGGAATTGGATTTGAATAGCAGATTTCTAGGAGTTGTTGTGTGGTTGTAGTCTTGGTGTTGGAATTGACAAAAGTCATAAAACTATATCTTATTGAAAAGGCTGCATGTTTTGAAAAAGCTTGTAGCAGATTAGAACTAGAATAGGTAGAAGGAAGAAATTGAATGAGACTTTGTATTTGGCGCAAAAGAGAAGATAGATTACTGCGGGGTAATTGGATAACTGGGGGATAACTATTGCGGTGAAAGTATTATGCTGTATTTGGTCTTATGGGTTTGGGTTCTCATCTTTGCCTGCCCGTTAAACGATTTAGGTTGTTGGACTTGGATTTTAGTCCCAAGTCTAAAATCGCCAACAACCAAAACCAAGAGTGAACCTCATGTACTTTCGTTACCTTCCACCACACTCAAACTTGTAAACTCCAAGAACGTGGTTGTGGTTTGGGTCCACATGCGTGGTATGAATATTCAAATAAATATGTAACTTTTGTATTTTGAATGTGATTTGCATGTGTATTTCTTTATTGAGCTTGGAATATCAATTGAGCATGAATATTGATTCTTTGGGTATCAACACCATTATAATTGGCTTCATAAAACACGTCAAGATTTTCTATATTATAGAATCGCGCATAATTTACTAGTGTACTAATTAAGCCTCCAAGGAATAATTTACCGTGATCTGCAGCACAAGTATATATGAAGAGAAATTCATACTTTGTTTCTTGTATCATAAGCAAATGAAAGCCGATCTCGCTTACCCAATTTCAGTCGACAAATTTTCAAACAAGTCATGCACCAATCTTAACAAACAAAAGGATCATTGAACCATTAAACTTATCATTAGAAACGAAATTTACAATGACAAGGCAATACCGCCCAACCAAACCAAACGTAACAACCCCAAACCACACGACGAAAGTCAAAAGACCCTTACACCCTTGACCGGCGACGGAGGGACTCTCAGATCCTCTGCAGCTTCTCGCCCCTGATGACCGGATTGGCCTTGGCTATCTGCTCCCTCCCCATGCTCCTGAAGTCGAACCCGCACGCGTGCTGCTCCGGGTACCTGTGCGTCCCGCAGAACGTCATCCCGCACCTGCACTTAAACCCCGTCAGCCCCACGCGCCGCTTGCACGCCATGCACCTGTTCGCCTGACTCGCCGCCGCGGGCACCGCCGCCACCTCCTCCTTCTTCTCTTCCTCCTCTACCTTCGCGTCGACGACCACGCGCTCGCTCTGCTGCGTCGCGACGGAGACCGGTGACGAAGGAAAGAAAGCCGAAGACGAAGAGGAGGTCGCCGCCGCCGCAGCAGCAGAGATGATGGTTTGGTTGAGAGAGAGGGCTTGCTGTTCCTTGTGCTGCAGATCACGGTAGCACTTGGAGCACAGGTTTTGCGTGGTGGGGCTCCCGAAGAATCCGCAGTTGTTCACGCACAGCTTCTGCGCCTGGCATCTATGCTCTTCCGCCATATCGATCTAGATCGATCTCTTTAATTTTGAAGATTTCAGATGTGAATTTGCAAAAAGAAAAAATGGAGAGGGGATGGGAAACTGAGGCGGGTATATATAAAGGGAAGGCAAAAAGAGAGAAGGAAAAAGGAAACCAGGCGCGCGGTCCTAAGCTGCGGGGGGATTCCTGGTCCTCAAAGGAAAGAAAATTCCAGAGAGCTTCTTCCCCTTTCTTCTCGTTTCCTCTTTTCTTTTTCGTCTCAAAACAAAGAGTATGCCTCTTGTTGGCTGCAACCTCTCTCCTCTTTCTTAATGCGCGTAAAGGAGACAAAGCCGGAGGACCATTCAAATTAAGGGATGAGTGGTGTATATGTTCTGGAAGCCGTTTAGGCCACGGTAGTGTTTTGGGGGTTTTTTAATCACCACGCCATCTTAGACCGGTTAATGAGTCTGTGGGGTCAATCTTGACCGCTAATTTCGGTTTAGTGGCTCCTCCTTTTTTGATTTGTTTCTTGATTATATTATCTTGCATGATTGTTAGCCTTTAGCTATCACAACTTCACAAGTCCTTTTTCTCTTCAGTTCATCAGGCTTCTCATTTGGGCCTGACGTTAAGTGAAGCGAAATGACTTGAATGAAAAGGAAGCTGGTGTCCAAATCCGTTTATTCGGGTTCAGAGAGATCAGAGTCCAAAAAAATAGAAGTTACATATTATATTAGGTGTTTTTCTCTAATAAATAGTCAAATTACCAAATTTAGGGCAAATTTGTCATTTTGGCATCCTCTGGTGACTCACATGAGTTGCACATGCTCGAATTAACATAAAACGTGATAAAAATTTTAGACATGTACTACGTTGAAATGAAAATAAGGGTCCAGGTAACATATCAATAACTTTAAAAGATCAAGTACCATTTTAATAGTCTTTAAAGTGTTCAGACACCGTTGGTGTAAACAAAAAATAAAATAAAAAGAATTTTAATGCTTATATATCAATTTTCACCTTAGAGGATAGGTCCAACTGAGTATATATTTATCTTTGATGGGAAATGACAACCGTTAAGTTGAGGAGCCACGAGGGCATCTCAAATTTACTATGTCAAAAGAAGAGCCACCAAAACATCGAATGAAACTCTATTCTCCTAAATAACCTCATTTGCAGCATTGTGTCCTAAACTTTCTAAAATATCATAAATGGTCACTGACTTTTGACCCATTAGTCACTTTACTCACTCACATTTCAAAAATATAACTTAACTCACTCACTTTTGACTTTGTCTCTGACTTAACTCATTGTCGTTAACTCAACCATTAGGAGCCTTTAACATCAAGGGTATATATGTCTAAACACCAAAAAAGAATTTCCAATTAGTTTTTTTTTTAGGAAAAAATAAAAAATGGTGTTTCTTCATCAGATTTTTAATTCTAAGTCATTTGTTTTGAATTAGAAATTGCTGAATTTTTTTTTTAAAGTTGAAAATAATTTAATAAGTTTAAAATAAGAAAAATAAGCATTTTTTAGTTAATTATTTTTACTACGAAGAAAATAACTACAAATAATATATATTTTTTCAAAATAATTTCAGATTTATTTAAGTTACTCTTTTTCATAGATTTCAAGAAAAAATAATTGGAAAATAATCTAATAACTTTAGAAATAAAAAAAGAGAGTTAGAAATGCATATTATGTGTGTAATACCCTGGAAATTTGATATTAGTTTCTAATATTATTTTGGAAATTATCTAAGTAGGAGTTGTGCGGTTTTGTGGTTTAGTGAGTGGACTTGAAGTTTTCGAGCATTTAATTTCTTGAAAATGCTTTATTTTGAAGGGTCAAGAGTTGACTTTTTAATCTATTGGGTTTCTCGAAAAACTTCTTTCACAAAAGTTGTAGAGCATGACATACGAGTTCGTAGACACGTGGCACGCGTAAAATGGTCTTCGTATGAGAAAGTTATGATCAACGGAAGTTCGTGGCTTTACGGGATTTTGGGTTGAATAAGAAAAGTTTAGGGTTTCCACTTCATTTTTCCGGAACCCATTTCTTTCTCTCTTCCTTCTCTCTCTTCTCTCTCTCCGGAGCTGCCAACGCCCTCCGCCTTCGCCGTCTGACGGCGGATTGCCACGAAACAACCTCCATTTGATTCATCATGTCCTCCTCTAGTTGTTGGTGTCAGTCTTTGACCTTGATAGCCATCGACGGCGGCGCAGCTGAGCCCGAAAGCCACTACACTTCCGGTCGCTGCCCTCTCCCGGCGACGTACGATGGCGACCAAGCTAGTGCAGCCACCGTTCCTTTGTGAAGCTATCAGACCTTGTGGGTGGCTCCAATTCGAATCGGCGTGGTAGAGCAAGCGGCGCTGCCCTTGCCTGCGACCGTCGAATTCGACGGCGATTAGGGGTGAAGTTTAGGTGAGTTTCGATCCTCTTTCTCATCAGAGTTTACTCTTGTGTGTCTTGCAACTCGATTTTTGAGAGTGTGGTTCAGATTTGCAGTTTGAGGCAGTGAGTTTGCGGTGACGTTTCGGACCCAATTCCAGTCAAATTGGTTCAAGCATTAGGTATAAAAGATGCTTCCCTTACTTCAATCTACAAGTTTGCTGTTGGAAGTTTGTTCAAATTTTGAAGTTGATGGGGTGGCGCGTGGGGCTCACTCGCCGCCACCTGTGGTGGTGCGTCCGGTAGTGTCTGTGGTGTTTTGTGGTGCTGGTTAGGTAGTACTCTCTGATACGAACGTGTTGCTATGTTGGTTGTAGGTTTTGGTTACCAATATTGCATGCTAGGACTTTTGGTGAACTTTAGACTTGTGCAAGGTTTTGAGTTTCTGTTTTGGGAAATAAAAGCAGCAATTTTGAGTCGTTAATTCGATGACCTTGGAAGGTTGTCCTCCTTTGGGTTAAGGTTTAGTTTAAGGGTGTTTGTTATCCTATGGTCCTTTGATTTCTAAGGTTATTAATTGTGTAACTATAGGTGACTTGTGAAGTGTGTTGAGCTTGGTTCTTGAGTTTCTTTTGTGAAGACGCAGCGGGATTTTTAGGTGAGTAACATCTCACCAAGGTTCACTTGGGACCAATTATTTATAGAATTGTGTGATGATTATTGATGATGATTATGATAATTATTGTGTTGATGATAATGATTATTATGATGATGATGGTGATGATGATAAGGTTTATGTTGATAAAATGTTGATGAAAATATTGATGATGATGATTATGATGATGATAATGTTGATGGAAATATTGATGATTGTGATGATGATAATGATTATGATGATAAGATGATAATGATTATGATGATAAAATGATAATGATTTAAAAAAAAATTATGTTTTCCTTTTTGTTTGTTTTAAAATATATGAGCTTGATCGCCAACGACTCATAGGTAAGAGAAAACAAGTTTTCTTTTTAAATGATTATTTTAAGGTTCTAGTGACTATAATATCTTTAGTTCTTTGTAGATTATTCTTGTGAGAAAATCTATGTGTGTGTATATATATCTCTTTGTGAAAAGGTATATTATAGTGAGGTGTCGCTTGTCTGGTTTTATTGATGTAGTTATTTGTGTATTAGTTGTGGATGTGTGCCTTAGTGGTGATTGTTTGCATTCGTTGTGTAATGGTGCTTTAGTGATGATTGTGTGCATTCGTTGTGGAATGGTGCCTTAGTGATGATTGTGTGCATTCTTGAGTGGTGATTGTGTGCCTTAGTTGTGGGTGTGTGTGCCTTAGGGGTGATTGTGTGCATTAGATTAGGAGCCTTCGTGGTGGACGTGGAACCAAGCCTTGGCCGGGTGATTGGTTACGGTCAGTATAAAGCTCTAGTTTGTCGGTACTTCATGGGGGATGACTTTGTGTTGACGAACCCATGAGTATGTGTTTGTCTAGTTACTTATGAGGGATGACTATGCGTTGACGAACTCATAAGTAAAGGTTGTGAAATGATTGTGTGATGTTCTTATATGTTGTCATTTAAATTTCTTACTTTGAGTATCTCCTGAACTATGCTTATCCGCAGGAGATTCTCTAATTTTAATCGTGTGATTTTAATGGAATTCCTGAACTATACTTTTTGCAGGATTTCATTTATGATTTGATTGATTTTGAATTGTTGTGTTCTTTTAATTATTTCTTGGGTGCCTTATTTCTTTTGAATTCTCTTGATTTTAAGGGATTCTTGAACTAAGTTATTAATGCAGGAATTTCCAGTTTTATCTTATGTGATGTTGGAATGATTGAGTTTTATTTTGAGAGTTACTCATACGAGCTTTTTAAGCTTACCGGATTTGTTGTTTACAACCCGGTGCACCAATTCATGGTGTAGGGGTTAGACCTACAGGTGATGATCAGCAGGGTTGAGGCAGTGGCTTAGGAGCTGGGTTTTAGGCGATGTACTTTTTGTATATCATGACGGTTGTTTTTAAGCTCATGTGAGCTACTTTTTATTACTTGACTTTTGAAGTTGTTGTAATTATAGAGATGTAATGTTTAACTCGGTTGATGAGTTTGTTGATTCTTACATTTCCAGTATTTGTTTTTAGTTTGGAAGTGTTGAGCAGGTTTTGGGATATTAAGATTTTGAGTTTTATTATGCCCAAATTTTTGAAAATTTTCAAAAATTGGGGCGTGACAATGTGGTTAGACAAATACACCCTCAATTTTAATGATTTCTCAATGGTAGGTTTAATGGCAGTGAGTTAAGTGAGAAACGGGATTAAAAATGAGTGAGTTAAGTGATTTTTTTGAAATGTAAGTGAGTAAAGTGATTAATGAGTCAAAAGTCAGTGAGCGTTTGTGATTTTTTGCCAAAAAATGTGCTCAAAGTTTAACAGGTTTAATGTCCTGGATCAACCTGAGGAGTCTCCACGGGGGTTGAGAAGTATCATTGACCACATCAATGACCATTTTGGTATCAACTTCAACCTCCAGAATTGAGTAGCGCACCTCTGTTCTTTCTTTTTCTTGGTTTGAGAGTAGCCTTTGTTCAAAAGCCATTTTTAAGCAATCCCTTGAAGCACGAGCTTCTGCGATTGGAACAGATGCCGCACCATAGTTTTGTCATTGTAGCAGTTAAGGAACTTCCATAATTGTCTCAGAAGATAAAGCCACCAGCTGCAGAACCATCCCTCACTGAACCATCAAAATTCACTATTTGTCTCAAGTAATTAAACTGCAATTGATTTCTTAGTGGTATCTATGACCCTCTCTAGCTAGAGTGAGAGATGAGCAGTCTTATATGGTGAATCAAGTTTGTAACTTATTAGACAGGGTTTAGGACCTCTATGTAAAACATTGATACTGACATGATATTATGATCATTGAATATGTGGAATAATTCTTATACTTGAGATATTGGTTTCATATCCGCTACTACCGACTGAGGTGATAAACATGGTTACTACAGCATGGTAGTCACCTACTTCTCTTAGGTATAGGGCTTCATTTCTCCTGGAAATGTGACCATCATCAATGACGCATCATTTCTCCTACTTTACTATAGGGAAGTTATGAAGCTGCTATCTTTCAGACCCGTACATGTAAATCTCAATCCAAACTTGGTCAATATTGTTGGTGTCGTTTTTTAGCACCAACGGGTCAACGAGAGTTCCGTTGAAATCATACTTGTAAAGTGGTGGGGGTATTCTCTTGTAGCGGGTCTATCTTCGCCCTTCGGCTAGTTTGACTATTTCCATGGTCTTGGCCGTCTATCTCCGGCTGATGCCGGGATTCCGCG
The window above is part of the Fragaria vesca subsp. vesca linkage group LG2, FraVesHawaii_1.0, whole genome shotgun sequence genome. Proteins encoded here:
- the LOC101313091 gene encoding zinc finger A20 and AN1 domain-containing stress-associated protein 3-like, with product MAEEHRCQAQKLCVNNCGFFGSPTTQNLCSKCYRDLQHKEQQALSLNQTIISAAAAAATSSSSSAFFPSSPVSVATQQSERVVVDAKVEEEEKKEEVAAVPAAASQANRCMACKRRVGLTGFKCRCGMTFCGTHRYPEQHACGFDFRSMGREQIAKANPVIRGEKLQRI